Proteins found in one Geomonas subterranea genomic segment:
- a CDS encoding DUF485 domain-containing protein, whose protein sequence is MAEKQYDWKAIAKNPKFVELHHKKTAFLFGWWIFSCVYYFLLPIGAAYTPGIFKVKIIGVVNFGYIFALSQFFVSWGIALYYSHVANKDFDRLTRELIDELHL, encoded by the coding sequence ATGGCAGAAAAACAGTACGACTGGAAAGCAATCGCAAAAAATCCAAAGTTCGTGGAGCTACATCACAAGAAGACGGCCTTCCTTTTCGGGTGGTGGATTTTCTCCTGTGTGTACTATTTCCTGCTCCCCATCGGGGCGGCTTACACACCGGGGATCTTCAAGGTCAAAATCATTGGCGTGGTCAATTTCGGGTACATCTTCGCACTCTCCCAGTTCTTCGTCTCCTGGGGCATTGCACTCTACTACTCGCACGTCGCCAACAAGGACTTTGACCGGTTGACCAGGGAACTGATCGACGAATTACATCTCTAG
- a CDS encoding sigma-54-dependent transcriptional regulator: MTKKRVMLVDNEEGLCRMMEAVLSDNGYAVSAFTRSFEAAESFQAGQWDLLVTDIKMPGMDGLELLQKVKQKDPAIPVIMVTAYATVEMSIQALRKGAYDMLTKPFEPEELLYRVKNALQHTRLMEENRELREELVGRFNFGNIIGASTALKEVLERVEKLAVRDTSVLITGESGTGKELIAQAVHYNSPRKEKKFVAINCGALPASLLESELFGYKKGAFTGATENRRGLLETADGGTLFLDEVGNLPMTVQKTLLRFLQEQEFNRLGDPTPTKVDVRILSATNADMKQAVKAGEFREDLYYRLNVVNIQLPPLRERRDDIALLAAHFISLQNSKFGTHIKGLEHDAMEAAVDFAWPGNIRQLKNVIEACIAMESSDYITLPVLSQFIEVVPPDPAGEAMVEEGEYSKALMRFETEYLRGLLRKNLGNVEAAAKEAGTNMATIYRKIKKYGIRKDEYNS; encoded by the coding sequence ATGACCAAAAAACGGGTGATGCTGGTAGACAACGAGGAGGGGCTGTGCCGGATGATGGAGGCGGTCCTCTCCGACAACGGGTACGCGGTTTCCGCTTTCACCAGGAGCTTCGAGGCCGCCGAGAGCTTTCAGGCGGGGCAGTGGGACCTCCTGGTCACGGACATCAAGATGCCGGGGATGGACGGGCTCGAACTGCTGCAGAAGGTGAAGCAGAAGGACCCCGCCATACCGGTCATCATGGTGACCGCCTACGCCACCGTTGAGATGTCCATCCAGGCGTTGAGAAAGGGCGCCTACGACATGCTCACCAAGCCCTTCGAGCCGGAGGAGCTCCTGTACCGGGTCAAGAACGCGCTGCAGCACACCCGCCTCATGGAGGAGAACCGGGAACTGCGCGAGGAGCTCGTGGGGCGCTTTAACTTCGGCAACATCATCGGCGCCTCCACCGCCCTGAAGGAGGTGCTGGAGCGCGTGGAGAAGCTCGCGGTCCGCGACACCTCCGTGCTCATCACCGGAGAGTCCGGGACCGGCAAGGAGCTGATCGCCCAGGCGGTGCACTACAACTCCCCCAGAAAGGAGAAGAAGTTCGTCGCCATCAACTGCGGCGCCCTTCCCGCGTCGCTTTTGGAGAGCGAGCTCTTCGGCTACAAGAAGGGGGCCTTCACCGGCGCCACCGAGAACCGGCGCGGCCTGTTGGAGACCGCCGACGGCGGCACCCTCTTTCTGGACGAGGTGGGGAACCTCCCCATGACGGTGCAAAAGACCTTGCTGCGCTTTCTCCAGGAACAGGAGTTCAACCGGCTGGGGGACCCCACTCCGACCAAGGTCGACGTCCGCATCCTGTCGGCGACCAACGCGGACATGAAGCAGGCGGTGAAGGCGGGAGAGTTCCGCGAGGACCTCTACTACCGCCTGAACGTGGTCAACATCCAGCTGCCGCCGCTGAGGGAGAGAAGGGACGACATCGCCCTCCTGGCGGCGCACTTCATCTCGCTGCAAAACTCCAAGTTCGGCACCCACATCAAGGGGCTGGAGCATGACGCCATGGAAGCCGCGGTGGATTTCGCCTGGCCGGGCAACATCCGCCAGCTCAAGAACGTGATCGAGGCCTGCATCGCCATGGAGAGCAGCGACTACATCACGCTGCCGGTACTCTCCCAGTTCATCGAGGTGGTCCCCCCCGACCCGGCAGGCGAGGCGATGGTCGAGGAGGGAGAGTACTCCAAGGCGCTCATGCGCTTCGAGACCGAGTACTTGAGGGGTCTTTTGCGCAAGAACCTTGGCAACGTGGAGGCTGCCGCCAAGGAAGCCGGCACCAACATGGCCACCATCTACCGCAAGATCAAGAAATACGGCATCAGAAAAGACGAGTACAACAGCTGA
- a CDS encoding cache domain-containing protein yields the protein MQRYLFDFINNLKLRWKMVVLVLPLVIIPIFLVGGIIGYISTKQAYLGITQTSKDDLQHMASFTVDLLNSHYQQFQVYKQDKERTFHEELKTVSELAYNVVKSQHNLQKSGRTDLAGAMREARNALLKVNVGKTGYIYAMNSRGELKVHVAQEGANVSDSRDETGRYFIKEMIEKAHRAKPGEVLYIVYPWKNAALGDKSLRKKVVAYRYFKEWDWIIAAGGYLEETYEDLAFERRSFEALKEKIKSKKVGKTGYIFAMDSSGNFMIHPTGEGRNFLNAVDSNGQHFIKEMCERKNGWIRYPWKNKGDEASRMKIVRYEYFEPWNWIVAVGSYEEEFYQEANAIKGRILESMVVLTILVSVLSVFMVLLASRVMTEPISRMIEVIRKVKQGRLDETMPVDSEDELGELAHAFNRMTRIIKHNKELEANLAQQGKMASLGVLSSGVAHEINNPLGVILGYAAYIEKKLTPEDPNYKFIHEIKRESKRCKKIVQDLLSYARTPQPVLEETDINDLLEQIVDFAANHTDMHHVTVKKSFDRSLPPIMVDGDQLRQVAINLILNAGAAMQKGGELVVSSEPGGEEWVSLKFRDNGAGISPEHMERIFEPFFTTKVKGTGLGLAITRQIVEQHHGKIGIESEIGVGTTVEVRLPLKREEYC from the coding sequence GTGCAGAGATATCTCTTCGACTTCATAAACAACCTCAAGCTGCGCTGGAAGATGGTGGTCCTGGTGCTCCCCCTGGTGATCATCCCCATTTTCCTGGTGGGGGGAATCATCGGCTACATCTCCACCAAGCAGGCCTACCTCGGCATCACCCAGACCAGCAAAGACGACCTGCAGCACATGGCATCCTTCACGGTCGACCTGCTGAACTCCCACTACCAGCAATTCCAGGTCTACAAGCAGGACAAGGAAAGGACCTTCCACGAAGAGCTGAAGACGGTGAGCGAGCTGGCCTACAACGTGGTCAAGAGCCAGCACAACCTGCAGAAGTCCGGCAGGACGGACCTGGCCGGCGCCATGCGCGAGGCGCGAAACGCCCTTTTGAAGGTGAACGTCGGCAAAACCGGCTACATCTACGCCATGAACAGCCGTGGCGAACTGAAGGTGCACGTGGCCCAGGAGGGCGCCAACGTCTCGGACAGCCGGGACGAGACCGGGCGCTACTTCATCAAGGAGATGATCGAGAAAGCGCACCGCGCCAAGCCGGGGGAGGTGCTCTACATCGTCTACCCCTGGAAGAACGCGGCACTCGGCGACAAGTCCCTCAGGAAGAAGGTGGTTGCCTATCGCTACTTCAAGGAATGGGACTGGATCATCGCCGCCGGCGGCTACCTTGAGGAGACCTACGAGGACCTCGCCTTCGAGCGCCGCTCCTTCGAGGCGCTCAAGGAGAAGATCAAGAGCAAGAAGGTGGGCAAGACCGGCTACATCTTCGCCATGGACAGCTCCGGCAACTTCATGATCCACCCCACCGGCGAGGGGAGGAACTTCCTCAACGCCGTCGACTCTAACGGCCAGCACTTCATCAAGGAGATGTGCGAGAGGAAAAACGGCTGGATCCGCTACCCCTGGAAGAACAAGGGGGACGAGGCGTCGCGCATGAAGATCGTGCGCTACGAGTACTTCGAGCCATGGAACTGGATCGTCGCCGTCGGCTCCTACGAGGAGGAGTTCTACCAGGAGGCCAACGCCATCAAGGGGCGCATCCTGGAGAGCATGGTGGTCCTCACCATCCTGGTCTCGGTGCTGTCGGTGTTCATGGTGCTGCTCGCCTCGCGCGTCATGACCGAGCCCATCAGCCGGATGATCGAGGTGATCCGCAAGGTGAAGCAGGGGAGGCTCGACGAAACCATGCCGGTCGATTCCGAGGACGAGCTCGGGGAACTCGCCCACGCCTTCAACCGGATGACCAGGATCATCAAGCACAACAAGGAACTGGAGGCGAACCTCGCCCAGCAGGGGAAGATGGCCTCGCTGGGGGTGCTCTCCTCGGGGGTCGCCCACGAGATCAACAACCCGCTGGGGGTCATCCTGGGCTACGCCGCCTATATCGAGAAGAAGCTGACCCCGGAAGACCCCAACTACAAGTTCATCCACGAGATAAAGCGCGAGAGCAAGCGCTGCAAGAAGATCGTCCAAGACCTCCTCTCCTACGCCCGGACCCCGCAACCGGTCCTGGAGGAGACAGACATCAACGACCTTCTGGAACAGATCGTCGATTTTGCCGCGAATCACACCGACATGCACCACGTCACCGTGAAGAAGAGCTTCGACCGCTCCCTGCCGCCGATCATGGTGGACGGCGACCAGCTGCGCCAGGTGGCCATCAACCTGATCCTGAACGCCGGCGCCGCCATGCAGAAGGGGGGGGAGCTGGTGGTGAGTTCCGAGCCGGGCGGGGAGGAGTGGGTGAGCCTCAAGTTCCGCGACAACGGGGCCGGGATCTCGCCGGAGCACATGGAGCGGATCTTCGAGCCCTTCTTCACCACAAAGGTGAAGGGAACGGGGCTCGGGCTCGCCATCACCAGGCAGATCGTGGAGCAGCATCACGGCAAGATCGGCATAGAGAGCGAGATCGGCGTCGGGACCACGGTCGAGGTGCGCCTCCCCCTGAAAAGGGAAGAATACTGCTAA
- a CDS encoding DUF2156 domain-containing protein, giving the protein MEIPRYPQSRGIDLQDKPLLDRLFAGLQPRVSELTFANLYLFRTVHEYRLTLLGDAVLALGRGYDGTAYFLPPFGGDIAAVTRELLDQGLTLYGADDLFLERYLGGGDGVEAIPDRDNFDYLHNKREMAELGGKLYHKKKNRVNYFLNRHRHQVEILHDGHLPGALALLEEWGRVRTEIVPRGTGQGSSVRGEIEGAAEALRLHRELGLSGVVVLVEGAVRGFALGERLNRETAVCHFEKGDLFMEGLYQLLDREFSRLLFTECVYLNREQDLGEESLRQAKLSYHPVELVAKYRVRKG; this is encoded by the coding sequence ATGGAGATTCCACGCTACCCACAAAGCCGCGGCATCGACCTGCAGGACAAGCCCCTGTTGGACCGGCTCTTCGCCGGGTTGCAGCCCCGCGTCTCCGAGTTGACCTTCGCTAACCTGTACCTGTTCCGCACGGTGCACGAGTACCGGCTGACGCTTTTGGGGGACGCGGTTCTGGCCCTTGGGCGCGGCTACGACGGCACCGCCTATTTTCTTCCTCCCTTTGGCGGCGACATCGCAGCGGTGACCCGGGAGCTGCTGGACCAGGGGCTCACCCTGTACGGCGCGGACGACCTTTTCCTGGAGCGCTATCTCGGTGGAGGAGACGGGGTGGAGGCGATACCGGACCGCGACAACTTCGATTACCTGCACAATAAGCGGGAGATGGCGGAACTGGGCGGGAAGCTGTACCACAAGAAGAAAAACCGGGTGAACTACTTTCTCAATCGCCACCGTCACCAGGTGGAGATCCTGCACGACGGGCATCTTCCCGGCGCGCTGGCGCTGTTGGAGGAGTGGGGGCGGGTCAGGACGGAGATCGTGCCGCGGGGGACGGGGCAGGGGAGCTCGGTGCGGGGGGAGATCGAGGGGGCCGCTGAGGCGCTCAGGCTGCACCGCGAGCTGGGGCTCTCCGGCGTGGTGGTCTTGGTGGAGGGGGCGGTGCGCGGTTTCGCGCTCGGTGAGAGGCTCAACCGGGAGACGGCGGTCTGTCACTTCGAGAAGGGGGATCTCTTCATGGAGGGGCTGTACCAGCTGCTGGACCGGGAGTTCTCCCGGCTCTTGTTCACCGAATGCGTCTACCTGAACCGGGAGCAGGACCTCGGGGAGGAGTCGCTTAGGCAGGCGAAGCTTTCCTATCATCCGGTGGAGCTGGTGGCGAAGTATCGGGTGCGGAAAGGGTAG
- the mnmH gene encoding tRNA 2-selenouridine(34) synthase MnmH — METTPFNEELLDSHLLVDVRSPLEYAEDHIPGAINVPLLDNDERVEIGILHKEQGPYAARRRGLELTAHRFPEMVRQICDEAGGRPILVYCWRGGLRSKTVTSILDLAGLKAVQLIGGYKSYRHVVSEYFTPYTPKKPLIVLHGMTGIGKTTLLQRLKERGNSVLDLEGLACHRGSAFGQLGLNQDLTQKRFETLLWDAIRKAPAGRPLILEGESERIGRVSLPGDFYQKMAQGIRVWCHATLETRVRRLIEEYGLPEYKEEMGVALQRIRKKLGGKRCDELAGNLERWEMEEFMKGLVCDYYDKVYYKNRTWEADYQLDMEDFDRAAGELEQFLAAQSAR; from the coding sequence GTGGAAACAACCCCATTCAACGAAGAACTTCTGGACAGCCACCTGCTGGTGGACGTCCGTTCCCCCCTGGAATATGCCGAGGACCACATCCCCGGCGCCATCAACGTCCCGCTGCTCGACAACGACGAGAGGGTCGAGATCGGCATCCTGCATAAGGAGCAAGGTCCCTATGCCGCGCGCCGGCGCGGACTTGAACTCACCGCGCACCGCTTCCCGGAGATGGTGCGGCAGATATGCGACGAGGCGGGGGGGCGCCCCATCCTGGTCTACTGCTGGCGCGGCGGGCTGCGCAGCAAGACCGTCACCTCCATACTCGATCTCGCCGGACTGAAGGCGGTGCAGCTGATCGGCGGCTACAAGAGCTACCGCCACGTGGTCAGCGAGTACTTCACCCCCTACACCCCCAAGAAGCCGCTCATCGTGCTGCACGGCATGACCGGCATAGGAAAGACCACCCTGCTGCAGCGCCTCAAGGAGCGCGGGAACTCGGTCCTGGACCTCGAAGGGCTCGCCTGCCACCGCGGCTCCGCCTTCGGCCAGCTCGGCCTCAACCAGGATCTCACCCAGAAGCGGTTCGAGACGCTTTTGTGGGACGCCATCCGCAAGGCTCCCGCCGGGCGCCCCCTCATCCTCGAAGGGGAAAGCGAGCGCATCGGCCGGGTATCACTGCCGGGTGACTTCTACCAGAAGATGGCGCAGGGTATCAGGGTCTGGTGCCACGCCACCCTGGAGACCCGGGTGCGCAGACTGATCGAGGAGTACGGCCTCCCCGAGTACAAGGAGGAGATGGGCGTCGCGCTGCAGCGCATCAGGAAGAAGCTCGGGGGGAAGCGGTGCGACGAACTGGCCGGGAACCTCGAGCGGTGGGAGATGGAAGAATTCATGAAGGGCTTGGTTTGCGACTACTACGACAAGGTCTATTACAAGAACCGGACCTGGGAGGCGGATTATCAGCTCGACATGGAGGATTTCGACCGGGCCGCCGGGGAGCTGGAGCAGTTCCTGGCCGCGCAGTCGGCGCGGTAG
- the secA gene encoding preprotein translocase subunit SecA: MFGALIKKFVGSKNERELKRLWPIVDRINQLEAEMVKLSDDELRGKTAQFKERYAKGESLDAMLPEAFAVCREAGKRVLGMRHFDVQLIGGMVLHSGKIAEMKTGEGKTLVATLPSYLNGISGKGVHVVTVNDYLAKRDADWMGRIHKFLGLSVGVIVHGLEDWERREAYAADVTYGTNNEFGFDYLRDNMKFDLADYVQRPFNFAVVDEVDSILIDEARTPLIISGPTEDSTDKYYIIDRIIPMLKKGEVIEVEANTLSGKRKTYTGDFTVDEKAKSASLTEEGVLKVEKLLKIDNLYDPRNMEILHHTQQALRAHALFKRDVDYVVRDNEVLIVDEFTGRLMPGRRWSDGLHQAIEAKEGAKIENENQTLATITFQNYFRMYERLSGMTGTADTEAEEFHKIYKLDVVVIPTNRPLLRPDFPDVIYKTEREKFSAVIAEIKELHAKGQPILVGTISIEKSEQLAELMKREGIPHFVLNAKQHEREAEIVAQAGRKGMVTIATNMAGRGTDIVLGGNPDGLARQEFGGTPEVKAEAFAQAFAKAQGEGGADKELLQALERDFPGSSAAVAGYLEQNDEIDFDELQELVIPVFKKQFDAIVDKYKPICAAEHEEVVALGGLHILGTERHESRRIDNQLRGRSGRQGDPGSSRFYLSLEDDLLRIFGSERVSMIMDKLGIEEGEAITHGLITRAIENAQKKVEAHNFEIRKHLIEYDDVMNKQREVIYTQRKEILAGNEIRKSFVGMLEETVTDVVQAFVIDRTPAREWDWQGITDTVFKLFGFNLDLTPELFDRITPVNFEETLRSGTSDRFTQKVNEFGDELMDHLIKVIMLQVIDTQWKDHLLSIDHLKEGIGLRGYGQKDPKQEYKREAYQLFMDMMNRIRQEVVEKIFWVQVGTEEDLEQYELEQPKPQKMVFNLVEEEEEEASGKGGPAKSVRNAGRNEPCPCGSGKKYKKCCGK; the protein is encoded by the coding sequence ATGTTTGGCGCGCTTATAAAGAAGTTTGTCGGGAGCAAGAACGAGCGGGAATTGAAGCGTCTCTGGCCGATCGTGGATCGCATCAACCAGCTGGAAGCCGAGATGGTCAAGCTCTCCGACGACGAGCTGCGCGGCAAGACCGCCCAGTTCAAAGAGCGCTATGCCAAGGGGGAGAGCCTGGACGCCATGCTCCCCGAGGCTTTCGCCGTCTGCCGCGAGGCGGGCAAACGCGTCCTCGGCATGCGCCACTTCGACGTGCAGCTGATCGGCGGCATGGTGCTTCACTCCGGCAAGATCGCCGAGATGAAGACCGGCGAGGGTAAGACCCTGGTGGCGACCCTTCCGTCCTACCTGAACGGCATCTCCGGCAAGGGCGTGCACGTGGTCACGGTCAACGACTACCTGGCCAAGCGCGACGCCGACTGGATGGGGCGCATTCATAAATTCCTGGGGCTCTCGGTCGGGGTGATCGTGCACGGTCTGGAGGACTGGGAGCGCCGCGAGGCATACGCCGCCGACGTAACCTACGGCACCAACAACGAGTTCGGCTTCGACTACCTGCGCGACAACATGAAGTTCGACCTGGCCGACTACGTCCAGCGTCCCTTCAACTTCGCCGTCGTGGACGAAGTGGACTCCATCCTCATCGACGAGGCGAGGACGCCGCTCATCATCTCCGGCCCCACCGAGGACTCCACCGACAAGTACTACATCATCGACCGCATCATCCCGATGCTCAAGAAGGGCGAGGTGATCGAAGTCGAGGCCAACACGCTGTCCGGCAAGAGAAAGACCTACACCGGCGACTTCACCGTGGACGAGAAGGCGAAGAGCGCCTCCCTCACCGAGGAAGGGGTACTCAAGGTCGAAAAGCTCCTGAAGATCGATAACCTCTACGATCCCAGGAACATGGAGATCCTGCACCACACCCAGCAGGCGCTCAGGGCGCACGCGCTGTTCAAGCGCGACGTGGACTACGTGGTGCGCGACAACGAGGTCCTCATCGTCGACGAGTTCACCGGCCGCCTCATGCCGGGTCGCCGCTGGTCCGACGGTCTGCATCAGGCCATCGAGGCCAAGGAAGGGGCGAAGATCGAGAACGAGAACCAGACCCTCGCCACCATCACCTTCCAGAACTACTTCCGCATGTACGAGAGGCTCTCCGGCATGACCGGCACCGCGGATACCGAGGCGGAGGAGTTCCACAAGATCTACAAACTGGACGTCGTGGTCATTCCGACCAACCGTCCGCTGCTGCGCCCGGACTTCCCGGACGTGATCTACAAGACCGAGCGCGAGAAGTTCAGCGCCGTCATCGCCGAGATCAAGGAACTGCACGCCAAGGGGCAGCCGATCCTGGTCGGCACCATCTCCATCGAGAAGTCCGAGCAGCTCGCCGAGCTCATGAAACGCGAGGGCATCCCGCACTTCGTCCTCAACGCGAAGCAGCACGAGCGCGAGGCGGAGATCGTGGCCCAGGCGGGACGCAAGGGGATGGTCACCATCGCTACCAACATGGCCGGCCGTGGTACCGACATCGTCCTCGGGGGGAACCCCGACGGCCTGGCGCGCCAGGAGTTCGGCGGCACGCCGGAGGTGAAGGCCGAGGCCTTTGCGCAGGCGTTCGCCAAGGCGCAGGGCGAAGGGGGGGCGGACAAGGAACTGCTCCAGGCGCTGGAGCGGGATTTCCCGGGAAGTTCCGCCGCCGTCGCCGGGTACCTGGAGCAGAACGACGAGATCGACTTCGACGAGCTGCAGGAGCTGGTGATCCCCGTGTTCAAGAAGCAGTTCGACGCCATCGTCGACAAGTACAAGCCGATCTGCGCCGCCGAGCACGAGGAGGTGGTGGCCCTGGGCGGCCTGCACATCCTTGGCACCGAGCGCCACGAGTCGCGCCGCATCGACAACCAGCTGCGCGGCCGTTCCGGCCGTCAGGGCGACCCGGGTTCCTCGCGCTTCTACCTCTCGCTGGAGGACGATCTGCTGCGCATCTTCGGCTCCGAGCGCGTCTCCATGATCATGGACAAGCTTGGCATCGAGGAGGGTGAGGCGATTACCCACGGCCTGATCACCAGGGCCATCGAGAACGCCCAGAAGAAGGTCGAGGCGCACAACTTCGAGATCAGGAAGCACCTGATCGAGTACGACGACGTCATGAACAAGCAGCGCGAGGTGATCTACACCCAGAGAAAGGAGATCCTCGCCGGCAACGAGATCAGGAAGAGCTTCGTCGGCATGCTGGAGGAGACCGTGACCGACGTGGTCCAGGCCTTCGTCATCGACCGCACCCCGGCGCGCGAGTGGGACTGGCAGGGGATCACGGACACGGTGTTCAAGCTGTTCGGTTTCAACCTTGATCTCACCCCGGAGCTCTTCGACCGCATCACCCCGGTCAACTTCGAGGAAACGCTGAGAAGCGGCACCAGCGACCGTTTCACCCAGAAGGTGAACGAGTTCGGCGACGAACTCATGGACCACCTGATCAAGGTGATCATGCTCCAGGTGATCGACACCCAGTGGAAGGATCACCTCCTTTCCATCGACCATTTGAAGGAAGGTATCGGCCTGCGCGGCTACGGCCAGAAGGATCCGAAGCAGGAGTACAAGCGCGAGGCCTACCAGCTGTTCATGGACATGATGAACAGGATCCGCCAGGAAGTGGTGGAGAAGATCTTCTGGGTGCAGGTCGGCACCGAGGAAGATCTGGAGCAGTACGAGCTGGAGCAGCCCAAGCCGCAGAAGATGGTCTTCAACCTGGTGGAGGAAGAGGAAGAAGAGGCGTCCGGCAAGGGCGGCCCCGCCAAGAGTGTGCGCAACGCCGGCCGCAACGAGCCCTGCCCCTGCGGCAGCGGCAAGAAGTACAAGAAGTGCTGCGGCAAGTAG
- the argJ gene encoding bifunctional glutamate N-acetyltransferase/amino-acid acetyltransferase ArgJ: MKGFRFSAVEAAIKKPGRLDLALIFSDFPAQVAAVYTTNKVQAAPVIISRQRSQNGRCRALLVNSGNANACTGEQGMTDALECGRKTAEALGLSDEELLIASTGVIGQPLPMERFRKGIQPLVDGLDHGTLDHVAKAIMTTDTFEKIERRSGEAGGKPYSIWGIAKGAGMIHPNMATMLSFLVTDAEVDGSFLKSAFTQAVDGSFNAITVDNDTSTNDTALIFANGAAGNPVIKGGTPEGTAFAALLHDLLLSLAKLIVKDGEGATKFVEIRVKGGATQADAKKAALAVANSMLVKTAFFGQDANWGRIIAAIGYSGAQVEQERVEIRFDDVVMATGGIFAGGDAEAAGTRVLQQKEFKVTIDLKIGGGEAVVYTSDLSYDYVRINADYRT; this comes from the coding sequence ATGAAAGGCTTTCGTTTTTCCGCCGTCGAGGCGGCCATCAAGAAGCCGGGCCGGCTTGACCTGGCGCTGATATTCTCTGATTTCCCCGCCCAGGTGGCGGCGGTTTATACCACCAACAAGGTGCAGGCCGCACCGGTTATCATCTCGCGCCAGCGCTCGCAAAACGGCAGGTGCCGCGCGCTCCTGGTCAACAGCGGCAACGCAAATGCCTGCACCGGAGAACAGGGGATGACGGACGCGCTCGAGTGCGGCAGGAAAACTGCCGAGGCGCTGGGGCTCTCCGACGAGGAACTCCTCATCGCCTCGACCGGCGTCATCGGGCAGCCCCTTCCCATGGAGCGTTTCAGGAAGGGGATCCAGCCCCTGGTGGACGGTCTCGACCACGGCACGCTCGACCACGTGGCCAAGGCGATCATGACCACCGACACCTTCGAGAAGATCGAGAGGCGCTCCGGCGAGGCGGGCGGCAAACCCTACAGCATCTGGGGGATCGCCAAGGGGGCCGGGATGATTCATCCCAACATGGCCACCATGCTCTCCTTCCTGGTCACCGACGCGGAGGTCGACGGCTCTTTTTTAAAGAGCGCCTTCACCCAGGCGGTGGACGGCTCCTTCAACGCCATCACGGTTGACAACGACACCTCCACCAATGACACGGCCCTCATCTTCGCCAACGGCGCGGCCGGGAACCCGGTCATCAAGGGAGGGACCCCGGAAGGGACCGCCTTCGCCGCCCTGTTGCACGACCTGCTCCTCTCCCTGGCCAAGCTGATCGTCAAGGACGGGGAGGGCGCCACCAAGTTCGTCGAGATCAGGGTGAAAGGGGGCGCGACCCAGGCCGACGCCAAGAAGGCCGCGCTTGCCGTCGCCAACTCCATGCTGGTCAAGACCGCCTTCTTCGGCCAGGACGCCAACTGGGGCAGGATCATCGCCGCCATCGGCTACTCCGGCGCGCAGGTGGAGCAGGAGCGGGTCGAAATCCGCTTCGACGACGTCGTGATGGCGACCGGCGGCATCTTCGCCGGCGGCGACGCCGAGGCTGCCGGCACCCGGGTTTTGCAGCAAAAGGAATTCAAGGTCACCATCGATCTGAAGATCGGAGGGGGCGAGGCCGTGGTCTACACCAGCGACCTCTCCTACGACTACGTGCGCATCAACGCAGATTACAGAACCTGA
- a CDS encoding DUF2914 domain-containing protein codes for MSRTTMLSIATAVLLATLAGWTQSWAGDLKITEMAVTTKIVKGNPIDSVRRISSTSVKALYCFTRFSAPEDTDTTIKQIWYLNDESVAEYELPVKGAHWRTYSRKAVEKGLSGQWRCDAVDNEGKVLKSVTFTMN; via the coding sequence ATGAGCCGTACCACGATGCTTTCGATCGCAACCGCTGTACTGTTGGCAACCCTCGCCGGCTGGACCCAGTCGTGGGCGGGCGACTTGAAAATCACGGAGATGGCGGTCACCACCAAGATCGTCAAGGGCAACCCGATCGACTCGGTGCGCCGCATCTCTTCGACCTCCGTGAAGGCTCTCTACTGCTTCACCAGGTTCTCGGCCCCCGAGGACACCGACACCACCATCAAGCAGATCTGGTACCTGAACGATGAGTCGGTGGCGGAGTACGAACTGCCGGTCAAAGGGGCGCACTGGCGCACCTACAGCCGCAAGGCGGTCGAGAAGGGACTCTCCGGCCAATGGCGCTGCGACGCGGTGGACAACGAGGGGAAGGTTCTGAAGTCGGTCACGTTCACGATGAATTAA